A region of Moorena producens PAL-8-15-08-1 DNA encodes the following proteins:
- a CDS encoding cellulose biosynthesis cyclic di-GMP-binding regulatory protein BcsB: MKFLFRRSQAQDPRNNHQRRALYGPRLSLLLLCASMVLTLGIGTTLTRAQGEGNLRRQEDQFIQKYTLPKTPTKAPVYKPKPRPRPRPAARPRPKAAPAAPRQRRSNPAPARVAPARPRPAARTQPRTQPRSQARPRSQPQSTPNPIASTPNIPLSEYILQFNRSPIVGNRLRMRGVYSEARLGFTRPRGWNVKTAKALIRFQHSPALMANRSNLTLRINGTSVASVPLNRKQSQVANVMFAIPTTLIQDYNELSLVAQQHNTTGCTDGGDATLWTEVLPDSKLIFQYQVEPIPLNFSRYPYPFFDQLSLDANRIAYMLPQGNVQTRSVESLESWLTAAPRLQASLGRLADFRPITTRLVETIDELEWGDSLVVMGTPGDQAVLKSLALPFTFSGNQILDGNQIPLPDDVGVLALTTVNDGSNPVLVVTGNGPDGVKKAAQFLVQPDTSKLGTGQLIFVDQVRDVPIPSSRNWPGYLPEENSFTLEDIATQPNGKPFKDVTVRGTAAPPVEFDFRALPDDRFKRGSSMNLVYSYGPQVNPRTSAVEVLLDDVLIGGKRLTKRDGSQRETLKVDLPANLIKPTSKIKVAFRLNPREPEECGKITDQQLTGTVHGETNFKVNREPSVQLPNLELLQVGYPFAAPQDLSNTAIVLSETPSDTDLLTLLAVSERLGRLSKADSVQLDVYTIEQLPDQIRRKRNLVGIGTREEFPFPEVFESSGLRLSNALGRQWGEASVQTLPDSEGVIKEIMSPYNNQRVLLALSGQTENGLDRVRQILTKDSWFYQLQKDTVLVSSYQQDPAGYDPDAYKLEFFELARSKKRIEKTSALSKASFFLQQNWWFLALGILGVTFLLYGISQLYLKRVTDQKSH, translated from the coding sequence ATGAAATTCTTGTTTCGCCGCTCCCAAGCCCAAGATCCTAGGAATAATCATCAACGACGTGCTCTCTATGGTCCTAGATTATCCTTGTTGCTGTTATGTGCAAGCATGGTGTTAACCCTGGGCATCGGTACTACCCTGACCAGAGCTCAAGGGGAGGGTAACCTCAGAAGACAGGAAGACCAGTTCATCCAGAAATACACCTTACCCAAAACCCCCACTAAGGCTCCAGTCTACAAACCTAAACCTCGTCCTCGTCCTCGGCCAGCTGCCCGACCTAGACCAAAAGCTGCTCCGGCAGCGCCACGACAAAGACGCTCTAATCCAGCCCCAGCCAGGGTTGCTCCCGCCCGACCTCGGCCAGCTGCCCGAACTCAGCCACGGACCCAACCCCGCTCCCAGGCCCGACCTCGTTCACAGCCCCAATCTACTCCAAATCCAATTGCTTCTACGCCGAATATCCCATTAAGTGAGTACATCTTGCAATTTAACCGCTCTCCGATTGTAGGCAATCGCCTCCGGATGCGGGGGGTTTATTCCGAAGCAAGACTGGGCTTTACTCGTCCTCGGGGTTGGAATGTAAAAACCGCCAAAGCCTTAATCCGTTTCCAGCATTCACCAGCCCTGATGGCAAATCGCTCTAACCTGACCTTGCGGATTAATGGCACCAGTGTGGCCAGTGTCCCTCTCAACCGCAAGCAGTCTCAGGTGGCTAACGTCATGTTTGCTATCCCAACGACCCTGATCCAGGACTACAATGAACTTTCCCTAGTAGCCCAGCAACACAACACCACTGGCTGTACGGATGGAGGGGATGCCACGTTGTGGACTGAGGTTTTGCCGGATTCAAAATTAATCTTTCAATACCAAGTTGAACCTATTCCCCTAAACTTCAGTCGCTATCCTTATCCTTTCTTTGATCAACTCAGCTTAGATGCCAATCGCATTGCTTATATGCTGCCGCAGGGGAATGTCCAGACCCGATCCGTGGAGTCCTTAGAATCTTGGTTGACTGCTGCGCCTCGCTTACAGGCTTCCTTAGGCAGGTTGGCTGACTTCCGTCCCATTACCACCCGTTTGGTAGAGACTATAGACGAATTAGAGTGGGGCGATAGTTTAGTTGTGATGGGGACTCCTGGGGATCAAGCAGTTTTGAAGTCTTTAGCACTGCCCTTTACCTTCTCCGGGAATCAGATTTTAGATGGGAATCAGATTCCCTTACCCGATGATGTCGGTGTGCTAGCACTTACCACAGTCAATGATGGCAGTAACCCGGTCTTGGTGGTGACTGGCAATGGCCCAGATGGCGTGAAAAAGGCTGCCCAGTTTTTAGTACAGCCAGACACCAGTAAACTTGGCACAGGTCAATTAATTTTCGTAGATCAGGTTCGGGATGTACCAATACCATCCTCCCGCAATTGGCCTGGTTATTTGCCAGAAGAAAATTCCTTTACTCTAGAAGACATTGCTACTCAGCCCAATGGTAAACCCTTTAAGGACGTCACAGTGCGAGGCACTGCAGCACCACCGGTAGAGTTTGATTTTCGTGCCTTACCGGATGATCGGTTTAAACGGGGCAGTTCCATGAATTTAGTATACAGCTATGGTCCCCAGGTCAATCCTCGCACCTCTGCTGTAGAAGTCTTACTAGATGATGTACTAATTGGTGGTAAACGCTTGACTAAGAGGGATGGCTCACAGCGAGAAACTCTCAAAGTTGATCTTCCTGCCAATCTGATTAAACCCACCTCTAAAATCAAAGTCGCTTTCCGGCTGAACCCCAGGGAACCAGAGGAGTGTGGTAAAATTACGGATCAACAACTAACCGGTACGGTTCATGGTGAGACCAACTTCAAAGTTAATCGGGAGCCGTCAGTTCAACTACCTAATCTAGAACTGTTGCAAGTAGGTTACCCATTTGCAGCTCCTCAAGATTTGTCCAATACAGCGATCGTGTTGTCAGAGACACCATCTGATACCGATCTGCTCACCCTCCTAGCTGTCAGTGAACGTTTAGGACGTCTAAGTAAGGCAGATTCAGTACAGCTGGATGTTTACACCATTGAACAATTGCCTGATCAGATCAGGAGGAAGCGGAATCTGGTCGGAATTGGCACCAGAGAGGAATTTCCCTTTCCAGAGGTATTTGAGTCAAGTGGTTTGCGTTTGAGTAATGCTCTAGGACGTCAGTGGGGTGAAGCTAGTGTCCAGACTCTACCGGATAGTGAAGGGGTAATTAAAGAAATCATGTCTCCCTATAACAATCAGCGGGTACTTTTGGCTTTGAGTGGTCAAACGGAAAATGGCTTAGACCGGGTGCGGCAGATTCTCACTAAAGATTCTTGGTTCTACCAGTTGCAGAAGGATACGGTTTTAGTTAGTAGTTATCAACAAGACCCTGCTGGTTATGACCCCGATGCCTATAAGCTAGAGTTTTTTGAACTAGCCCGTTCTAAAAAACGCATTGAAAAAACCTCTGCCCTCAGTAAAGCATCCTTCTTCCTCCAACAAAACTGGTGGTTCCTAGCTTTAGGTATTCTGGGCGTAACCTTCCTGCTTTATGGCATTAGCCAGTTGTACCTCAAGCGTGTGACAGATCAAAAAAGTCATTAG